In one Epinephelus moara isolate mb chromosome 6, YSFRI_EMoa_1.0, whole genome shotgun sequence genomic region, the following are encoded:
- the LOC126391727 gene encoding skin secretory protein xP2-like isoform X1 produces the protein MGCSSSSAQTVDQEKRPGTKPEESNGDTVAVRNGIIPEDAQTIEDQMQLPVQTALPDDLQPKADEEAEAVLVALEAQEDLGSGEDLLAAPEPQPEPVAPAEPASEAAAPAEAPAEPEAAVEVVEALPPVEEAAPVETVVSEAAPAVESVVAVQAEAPAVVEEVTAEPAEASPEVSTPAVEPVVSEPAEAPVIVEEAAAAVAAEAPAEVAAPVEAEAPTDNAAPATASTAPCESSGPGEAAAPSEVSAPVEAAAPSEVSAPVEAAAPNEVSAPAEAAAPTEGVVPEEASAPSDVSAPAESSAPVEAAQSLIDAEIAAATIPVMPPISPVIVEAPSEPQPAVEEATAPPAAASEAPCPSEAAPAPAPAPAPAPAPAPAPESAAAEPVQQAEVPPSVPAVSETPSEAAPETPAATVTSESAADSAAPAEAPVVESTPAEAPSAAAPEPTPEVVAVTEASQESEKAKKED, from the exons ATGGGGTGCTCCTCATCTAGTGCTCAGACTGTTGACCAAGAGAAAAGACCAGGTACAAAGCCAGAGGAGAGCAATGGAGATACAGTGG CAGTCAGAAATGGTATTATCCCAGAAGATGCACAAACCATCGAGGACCAGATGCAGCTGCCTGTGCAAACTGCCTTGCCTGACGATCTTCAACCAAAAGCCGATGAAGAGGCGGAGGCCGTGTTAGTAGCCCTGGAGGCCCAGGAGGATCTTGGCTCAGGGGAGGACCTCCTGGCTGCTCCTGAGCCTCAGCCAGAACCTGTCGCCCCTGCAGAGCCAGCTTCAGAGGCTGCTGCTCCAGCTGAAGCCCCTGCTGAGCCTGAGGCTGCTGTAGAGGTGGTGGAGGCACTACCCCCTGTGGAGGAAGCTGCCCCTGTAGAAACTGTAGTGTCTGAGGCCGCTCCTGCTGTTGAATCTGTTGTAGCTGTGCAGGCAGAGGCCCCTGCTGTTGTTGAGGAGGTGACCGCTGAGCCAGCTGAGGCCTCTCCTGAAGTTTCCACTCCTGCTGTTGAACCTGTTGTATCAGAGCCAGCAGAGGCCCCAGTGATTGTGGAGGAGGCGGCAGCAGCTGTAGCGGCTGAGGCCCCAGCTGAAGTTGCTGCTCCTGTGGAGGCAGAGGCCCCAACTGACAATGCTGCACCAGCTACTGCCTCAACAGCACCATGTGAATCCTCAGGACCAGGTGAAGCTGCAGCACCAAGTGAGGTTTCAGCACCAGTTGAAGCTGCAGCACCAAGTGAGGTTTCAGCACCAGTTGAAGCTGCAGCCCCAAATGAGGTTTCAGCACCAGCTGAAGCTGCAGCCCCAACTGAAGGTGTAGTACCAGAGGAGGCTTCAGCACCAAGTGACGTCTCTGCACCAGCTGAATCCTCAGCACCTGTAGAGGCAGCACAGTCTCTTATAGATGCAGAGATTGCTGCCGCAACTATTCCAGTGATGCCTCCAATATCACCAGTCATTGTTGAGGCCCCAAGTGAGCCTCAGCCTGCTGTTGAGGAGGCAACCGCACCCCCTGCTGCCGCTTCTGAGGCACCCTGCCCCTCAGAAGccgctccagctccagctccagctccagctccagctccagctccagctccagctccagaaTCTGCTGCGGCTGAGCCAGTACAACAGGCAGAAGTTCCACCATCTGTACCAGCTGTTTCAGAAACCCCCTCTGAAGCAGCCCCAGAAACTCCAGCAGCAACTGTGACCTCAGAGTCTGCAGCAGACAGCGCAGCCCCAGCAGAGGCTCCTGTGGTTGAGTCCACCCCAGCCGAAGCACCCTCGGCAGCGGCCCCTGAGCCCACACCTGAAG tggtGGCTGTAACTGAGGCCTCTCAGGAGAGTGAGAAAGCCAAAAAGGAGGATTGA
- the LOC126391732 gene encoding 2-iminobutanoate/2-iminopropanoate deaminase-like — translation MAALIRRIISTTKAPAAIGPYSQAVVVDRTMYVSGQLGMDPASGQLVEGGVQAQTKQALVNMGEILKAAGCGYENVVKTTVLLADMNDFTNVNDVYKQFFSTNYPARAAYQVAALPRGGLVEIEAVAVLGPLTDAS, via the exons ATGGCGGCATTGATCAGGAGGATTATCAGCACAACTAAGGCTCCTGCTGCTATCGGCCCGTACAG ccAAGCAGTGGTGGTAGATCGGACCATGTACGTCTCAGGACAGCTGGGGATGGATCCTGCAAGTGGACAGCTAGTGGAAGGGGGTGTTCAGGCTCAAACCAAACAG GCTCTTGTGAATATGGGTGAAATCCTAAAAGCAGCTGGCTGTGGTTATGAGAATG TTGTCAAAACCACAGTGCTCTTAGCTGACATGAATGACTTTACCAATGTCAATGATGTCTACAAGCAGT TCTTCAGCACTAACTACCCAGCCAGAGCTGCCTACCAGGTCGCTGCTCTCCCCAGA GGTGGACTGGTTGAGATTGAAGCTGTTGCTGTATTGGGTCCTCTGACCGATGCTTCCTAA
- the LOC126391727 gene encoding skin secretory protein xP2-like isoform X2, giving the protein MGCSSSSAQTVDQEKRPGTKPEESNGDTVVRNGIIPEDAQTIEDQMQLPVQTALPDDLQPKADEEAEAVLVALEAQEDLGSGEDLLAAPEPQPEPVAPAEPASEAAAPAEAPAEPEAAVEVVEALPPVEEAAPVETVVSEAAPAVESVVAVQAEAPAVVEEVTAEPAEASPEVSTPAVEPVVSEPAEAPVIVEEAAAAVAAEAPAEVAAPVEAEAPTDNAAPATASTAPCESSGPGEAAAPSEVSAPVEAAAPSEVSAPVEAAAPNEVSAPAEAAAPTEGVVPEEASAPSDVSAPAESSAPVEAAQSLIDAEIAAATIPVMPPISPVIVEAPSEPQPAVEEATAPPAAASEAPCPSEAAPAPAPAPAPAPAPAPAPESAAAEPVQQAEVPPSVPAVSETPSEAAPETPAATVTSESAADSAAPAEAPVVESTPAEAPSAAAPEPTPEVVAVTEASQESEKAKKED; this is encoded by the exons ATGGGGTGCTCCTCATCTAGTGCTCAGACTGTTGACCAAGAGAAAAGACCAGGTACAAAGCCAGAGGAGAGCAATGGAGATACAGTGG TCAGAAATGGTATTATCCCAGAAGATGCACAAACCATCGAGGACCAGATGCAGCTGCCTGTGCAAACTGCCTTGCCTGACGATCTTCAACCAAAAGCCGATGAAGAGGCGGAGGCCGTGTTAGTAGCCCTGGAGGCCCAGGAGGATCTTGGCTCAGGGGAGGACCTCCTGGCTGCTCCTGAGCCTCAGCCAGAACCTGTCGCCCCTGCAGAGCCAGCTTCAGAGGCTGCTGCTCCAGCTGAAGCCCCTGCTGAGCCTGAGGCTGCTGTAGAGGTGGTGGAGGCACTACCCCCTGTGGAGGAAGCTGCCCCTGTAGAAACTGTAGTGTCTGAGGCCGCTCCTGCTGTTGAATCTGTTGTAGCTGTGCAGGCAGAGGCCCCTGCTGTTGTTGAGGAGGTGACCGCTGAGCCAGCTGAGGCCTCTCCTGAAGTTTCCACTCCTGCTGTTGAACCTGTTGTATCAGAGCCAGCAGAGGCCCCAGTGATTGTGGAGGAGGCGGCAGCAGCTGTAGCGGCTGAGGCCCCAGCTGAAGTTGCTGCTCCTGTGGAGGCAGAGGCCCCAACTGACAATGCTGCACCAGCTACTGCCTCAACAGCACCATGTGAATCCTCAGGACCAGGTGAAGCTGCAGCACCAAGTGAGGTTTCAGCACCAGTTGAAGCTGCAGCACCAAGTGAGGTTTCAGCACCAGTTGAAGCTGCAGCCCCAAATGAGGTTTCAGCACCAGCTGAAGCTGCAGCCCCAACTGAAGGTGTAGTACCAGAGGAGGCTTCAGCACCAAGTGACGTCTCTGCACCAGCTGAATCCTCAGCACCTGTAGAGGCAGCACAGTCTCTTATAGATGCAGAGATTGCTGCCGCAACTATTCCAGTGATGCCTCCAATATCACCAGTCATTGTTGAGGCCCCAAGTGAGCCTCAGCCTGCTGTTGAGGAGGCAACCGCACCCCCTGCTGCCGCTTCTGAGGCACCCTGCCCCTCAGAAGccgctccagctccagctccagctccagctccagctccagctccagctccagctccagaaTCTGCTGCGGCTGAGCCAGTACAACAGGCAGAAGTTCCACCATCTGTACCAGCTGTTTCAGAAACCCCCTCTGAAGCAGCCCCAGAAACTCCAGCAGCAACTGTGACCTCAGAGTCTGCAGCAGACAGCGCAGCCCCAGCAGAGGCTCCTGTGGTTGAGTCCACCCCAGCCGAAGCACCCTCGGCAGCGGCCCCTGAGCCCACACCTGAAG tggtGGCTGTAACTGAGGCCTCTCAGGAGAGTGAGAAAGCCAAAAAGGAGGATTGA